In Novipirellula caenicola, one genomic interval encodes:
- a CDS encoding type II secretion system protein, with product MSSHNIPVKATRHGFTLVEILVVITIIGILTAIAIPAVNNAIRTTRQGVIRMEISSLETAIEKYREKYGDYPPDFSDPGVVSRHYGNLFPRMSTNDSALLANLMSGTTIDRAEALVWALRGYSDDIQRPFTGPGGPLVWTGNGSNNYTDTSVTDTDRQNPANFQINSDRVNAFYDFEANRLGINTPDSTAPLTGANRYLSNDGDGDLFPTYAARSGGAPFVYFDSRTYTSSTGGYNGYSSTTFGSVRPYFSDQFNNNSTGADYATIDAALAAWKFINPNKFQIISAGLDDSFGSTVNTAGGQPVYFQYPTGAAMAPSTSVDSPGELLISGVSRYQESTFGSNSNAQFDNITNFSSGTLADDVP from the coding sequence ATGAGCAGTCACAACATTCCGGTCAAAGCGACGCGTCACGGATTCACGCTTGTCGAAATCCTGGTGGTCATCACGATCATCGGTATCCTGACGGCCATCGCCATCCCGGCGGTCAACAACGCGATCCGCACCACGCGGCAAGGCGTGATTCGAATGGAGATCAGTTCACTCGAAACCGCGATCGAGAAGTACCGTGAAAAGTATGGCGACTATCCGCCTGATTTTTCGGATCCAGGTGTTGTCAGCCGTCATTACGGAAATCTGTTCCCGCGGATGTCGACCAACGACAGCGCGCTGTTGGCGAACCTGATGTCGGGCACCACGATTGATCGCGCCGAAGCACTTGTTTGGGCATTACGCGGTTACAGCGACGATATCCAGCGTCCTTTTACCGGCCCCGGCGGACCGCTGGTTTGGACGGGCAATGGATCCAATAACTACACCGATACGTCGGTAACGGATACTGACCGCCAAAACCCCGCCAATTTTCAAATCAACAGCGATCGCGTCAATGCGTTCTATGATTTCGAAGCCAATCGTCTCGGCATCAACACGCCGGATTCGACCGCACCGTTGACCGGAGCCAACCGATACTTGTCCAATGACGGCGACGGGGACCTATTTCCAACCTATGCCGCCCGATCCGGCGGCGCCCCGTTTGTCTACTTTGATTCACGGACCTACACCAGCAGTACGGGCGGATACAACGGCTACTCGTCGACGACCTTTGGATCGGTCCGCCCTTATTTCTCTGACCAATTCAATAACAACTCGACCGGGGCCGATTACGCAACGATCGACGCTGCGTTGGCGGCGTGGAAGTTCATCAACCCCAATAAATTCCAAATCATCTCAGCTGGGCTCGATGATTCCTTCGGCAGCACCGTAAACACCGCGGGTGGTCAACCGGTCTACTTCCAATACCCCACCGGGGCGGCGATGGCTCCGTCGACTAGCGTTGACTCGCCCGGTGAACTTCTTATCTCAGGCGTATCGCGTTACCAAGAGTCGACGTTCGGTTCCAACTCGAACGCTCAGTTCGACAACATCACCAATTTCAGCAGCGGCACCCTGGCCGACGACGTTCCGTAA
- a CDS encoding type II secretion system protein gives MKIETQDHSHRRNGFTLVEILVVIVILGVMGGMVVTATQGVTNSARHARTKMIISAIDGVIQEQYDSYKYRPYPIVLPNFSRTTAGSPPVTLDYEVLAYEAARVRLIMTRDLQRMELPDKMLDVVTSGGGVQGPIAITAVANQVAENTDGKIIRYFNNPANPRYQFNVVWDPARKVKTYYDRYQANSTIGNTWTSENEGAECLYLIMATSFVAGSPAIDSIPSANIGDTDSDGMLEILDGWGQPLLFIRWPAGYNDPTGGVQTSIPDEFDPFRSDFGYTVAGETEPYSLRPLIVSAGSDGEYGIATSELVDYTTQSWPLTDMDTGSNTAEGDESRGRTGTYRYPDPYVRKSPPATLPGAITDSEVATDNVTNFALQESQ, from the coding sequence ATGAAGATCGAAACACAGGACCATTCACACCGCCGCAACGGGTTCACCCTCGTTGAGATTTTGGTCGTGATCGTGATCCTTGGGGTCATGGGCGGCATGGTGGTGACCGCCACCCAAGGGGTCACCAATAGCGCTCGACATGCACGAACCAAGATGATCATCTCGGCTATCGACGGCGTGATCCAAGAACAATACGACTCGTACAAATACCGACCGTATCCGATCGTGTTGCCAAATTTTTCACGCACCACCGCCGGGTCGCCCCCTGTTACGCTGGACTATGAAGTCTTGGCGTACGAAGCGGCACGCGTTCGTTTGATCATGACGCGAGATCTGCAGCGAATGGAACTGCCCGACAAGATGTTGGACGTGGTGACATCCGGAGGCGGCGTCCAGGGACCGATCGCCATCACTGCCGTTGCCAACCAGGTAGCCGAGAACACCGATGGAAAGATCATTCGTTACTTCAACAACCCAGCCAATCCTCGTTATCAATTCAATGTGGTCTGGGATCCCGCACGCAAGGTCAAAACGTATTACGACCGCTACCAAGCCAATTCCACGATCGGTAACACCTGGACGAGCGAAAACGAAGGCGCCGAATGTTTGTACTTGATCATGGCGACCTCGTTCGTCGCTGGATCGCCTGCGATCGATTCGATTCCCAGTGCGAACATCGGAGACACCGATTCCGACGGCATGCTTGAAATCCTGGACGGATGGGGACAGCCACTTTTGTTCATCCGTTGGCCTGCGGGTTACAACGACCCCACCGGCGGTGTGCAAACCTCGATTCCCGATGAGTTTGACCCCTTTCGCTCCGACTTTGGTTACACCGTTGCTGGCGAAACCGAGCCCTATTCGCTCCGTCCTTTGATCGTCTCGGCGGGCAGCGACGGTGAATACGGCATCGCGACAAGTGAACTTGTTGACTACACCACGCAGTCGTGGCCGCTGACCGACATGGATACCGGCAGCAACACTGCCGAAGGGGACGAAAGCCGAGGCCGAACCGGCACCTACAGATACCCCGATCCCTACGTTCGCAAATCGCCGCCGGCCACACTTCCGGGGGCGATCACCGACAGCGAGGTGGCCACCGACAACGTGACCAACTTTGCATTGCAGGAGTCACAATAG
- a CDS encoding pilus assembly FimT family protein encodes MFSSLNPRSITRRAAFTLVELLVVLFILLMLSTIALPTVKKLLADQKAARAARNAAIFIDAARNRAIAENRYVGVRLERLGTGSFGQAASIRMRQLVGIPPYTGDSADAVATLQGTPISSAVFQANDCPLLALSSRLLNNESGPGVPDTSDDHLAPIRIGDLLELPGGRSVPITAITDDSTGGTPPTQVTVTFDLNEPNTSGNDTFPGTVRDPRDAAGDPVKFRIHRRPVPSSSMTYSLPRGVAFDMNYSGIGIGGNQFSPDTDAGEIAGDVDIVFDPNGSVISVTTNVSVNSTTMGYPVGKIYLCLGDSSGVMGSGENLFQNSGRTVANIRSLESIWIVINPASGQVSVAPFATVYTAPTDSTNPRDTTWVTPLTEARSLANASATLDSEP; translated from the coding sequence GTGTTTAGCTCATTGAACCCACGATCGATCACGCGGCGAGCGGCCTTTACCTTGGTCGAATTGCTGGTCGTGTTATTTATCCTGTTGATGCTTTCGACGATTGCGCTGCCAACGGTGAAAAAGTTGCTTGCCGATCAAAAGGCAGCGCGAGCCGCACGTAACGCCGCGATCTTCATCGACGCCGCTCGCAACCGAGCGATTGCCGAGAATCGATACGTCGGCGTCCGGCTGGAACGGCTAGGCACCGGTTCATTTGGACAAGCCGCTTCGATCCGGATGAGGCAATTGGTGGGCATCCCGCCATACACCGGAGACTCTGCCGACGCGGTGGCAACATTGCAAGGAACGCCGATTAGTAGCGCCGTCTTTCAGGCCAACGATTGTCCGCTGTTAGCATTGAGTTCACGACTGCTGAACAACGAATCGGGCCCAGGGGTGCCGGACACATCCGATGACCATCTGGCTCCGATCCGGATCGGAGACTTGTTGGAATTGCCGGGTGGCCGCTCGGTGCCAATCACCGCGATCACTGACGACTCTACCGGAGGGACACCGCCAACTCAGGTCACCGTCACATTTGATTTGAATGAACCGAATACCAGCGGCAACGACACGTTTCCGGGAACGGTTCGCGACCCGCGGGATGCGGCGGGAGATCCCGTCAAGTTTCGCATCCACCGTCGACCGGTTCCTTCGTCGAGCATGACGTATTCGCTTCCACGTGGTGTGGCGTTTGACATGAATTACTCGGGCATTGGGATCGGCGGGAATCAATTTTCGCCCGACACCGATGCCGGCGAGATCGCGGGAGATGTCGACATTGTTTTCGACCCCAACGGCAGCGTGATCAGTGTCACCACCAATGTTTCGGTCAACTCCACGACCATGGGTTATCCCGTCGGCAAAATTTACTTGTGTTTAGGCGATAGCTCCGGCGTGATGGGCTCAGGCGAAAATTTGTTTCAAAACAGCGGCCGCACGGTGGCGAACATTCGCAGCCTCGAATCGATTTGGATTGTGATCAATCCCGCCAGCGGCCAGGTTTCAGTTGCACCGTTTGCCACGGTATACACGGCACCGACGGACAGCACTAACCCTCGTGACACAACATGGGTAACGCCGTTGACCGAAGCCCGGTCACTGGCCAATGCCTCCGCCACTTTGGATTCCGAACCATGA